In Candidatus Babeliales bacterium, the following proteins share a genomic window:
- a CDS encoding beta-propeller fold lactonase family protein yields the protein MQIRKIFFLTFLLATQTIHIKASFVGSFQQVAGSPFAAGNSPAWSEFTPLVSGNMFVGVPNYNDASVTMYSLNQTTGFLTQVTGSPFATGNQPAFLRFSPLVSGNVFAGVVNHNDDNVSVYLLNQSTGALAPVTGSPFPTGAGPYGIDFSLASGTLLCAICNAGDSTLVTYTVNQSTGEFFAVDTAATGAGTYLVAFSPVTLANKLFAAVTNEDDNTVSVFEVDQLSGLLTPVTGSPFATGNRPIGIEFTPVVSGNLFAAVTNANDNTVSVYSVDQTTGVFSQVPGSPFPAGSDPNAIAFSPLIQGNLYAAVVNFNVLFSRSGNNGVSVYQVDQLTGAFTPLGDSPFGTGTQPDGIAYSSILPNGKIFAVVANFGSNNTSLFEVLTQASPTCSTIPLFLTING from the coding sequence GTGCAAATCAGAAAGATATTTTTTCTAACGTTTCTTTTGGCAACACAAACTATTCATATCAAAGCTTCATTCGTCGGAAGTTTCCAGCAAGTAGCAGGATCGCCATTTGCTGCGGGTAATAGTCCAGCGTGGTCTGAATTTACACCTTTAGTCTCAGGAAATATGTTTGTCGGTGTTCCGAACTATAATGATGCTTCGGTAACCATGTATAGCTTGAACCAAACGACTGGTTTTCTTACCCAAGTAACTGGTTCGCCATTTGCCACGGGCAATCAACCGGCTTTTCTTCGATTTTCTCCTCTAGTTTCAGGCAACGTGTTTGCAGGCGTTGTAAATCATAATGATGACAACGTCTCTGTATATTTACTAAATCAGTCAACGGGCGCGTTGGCCCCCGTTACGGGTTCGCCATTTCCGACAGGTGCTGGGCCGTATGGTATAGATTTTTCTTTAGCTTCCGGAACGTTGCTTTGTGCGATTTGCAACGCAGGAGATAGCACTCTCGTTACCTATACGGTCAACCAATCAACAGGTGAATTTTTCGCTGTTGATACTGCAGCAACGGGAGCTGGTACTTATTTAGTTGCCTTTTCTCCCGTAACTTTAGCAAATAAACTTTTTGCTGCTGTTACCAACGAAGACGATAATACCGTTTCGGTATTTGAAGTTGATCAGTTATCGGGTCTGTTAACTCCAGTTACAGGATCTCCTTTTGCGACCGGCAATCGTCCTATCGGCATAGAGTTTACACCGGTAGTGTCAGGCAATCTCTTTGCGGCAGTAACAAACGCAAATGATAACACGGTAAGTGTCTATTCGGTTGATCAGACAACCGGTGTATTTTCACAAGTTCCTGGGTCACCTTTTCCTGCAGGTTCAGACCCTAATGCGATCGCATTTTCACCGTTAATTCAAGGCAACTTATACGCTGCTGTTGTAAATTTTAACGTTCTTTTTAGCAGATCAGGAAATAATGGCGTGTCTGTGTATCAGGTAGATCAGTTGACAGGAGCATTTACGCCGCTTGGCGATTCACCTTTTGGAACCGGAACGCAGCCTGATGGTATCGCTTATAGTTCTATTCTACCTAACGGAAAAATATTTGCTGTGGTAGCAAATTTTGGATCAAATAATACTTCGCTATTTGAGGTTTTAACACAGGCTAGCCCGACCTGCTCAACGATTCCTCTATTTCTTACTATCAATGGATGA
- a CDS encoding beta-propeller fold lactonase family protein — MRIAQLYFIFFIVAQQSLIIHTSFVGSFQEIASSPFSAGTNPASSAFSPITTFGKLFAAVPNFGSANISTYTVDQTTGFLTPAPGSPVACGNQPTYLAFSPITTAGNLFAAVTNFADGDISTYLVDQNTGAFTPIATVFTGTQPSGVAFSPIASGNLYLAVPNTGLVSNLSIYSVNQTTGALALISAFSIGNTAKLVACSPIIATGNLLVAVVNQGDNTVSVFNINPVFNIAFLVGTFATGPSPIGVAFAPVPLTGGDFLAAVTNNGDGTVSVYSVNQATGVFTPIGSPVAAGSGANNVAFSPLIAGELFAAVVNFNSSNVSVYQVDRTTGFFTPLGDSPYATGAQPDGINYSPKVGSKFFAITGNFGSDDASVFEVSTQSCNALTVYLTINPS; from the coding sequence ATGAGAATTGCACAATTATATTTTATTTTTTTTATTGTTGCGCAGCAGTCGTTAATAATCCATACATCCTTTGTGGGAAGCTTTCAGGAGATTGCGAGTTCGCCATTTTCGGCTGGAACAAATCCAGCTTCATCAGCATTTTCTCCCATAACAACATTCGGCAAGTTATTTGCTGCGGTTCCAAATTTTGGCAGCGCTAACATATCGACTTATACTGTTGATCAAACAACCGGGTTTCTAACACCAGCTCCTGGTTCGCCTGTTGCATGCGGAAATCAACCAACTTATCTTGCATTTTCGCCAATTACCACCGCAGGGAATTTATTCGCAGCAGTTACCAATTTTGCCGATGGCGATATTTCGACTTACTTGGTTGATCAGAATACGGGCGCGTTTACCCCAATTGCCACAGTTTTCACAGGGACACAACCCTCAGGAGTAGCATTTTCTCCGATCGCATCAGGAAACTTATACCTCGCGGTTCCTAATACTGGTTTAGTTTCCAATTTATCAATTTATTCGGTTAATCAAACAACCGGTGCGTTGGCGCTGATTTCCGCATTTAGTATCGGAAATACAGCGAAGTTAGTGGCTTGTTCGCCCATAATTGCCACGGGGAATTTACTTGTAGCTGTTGTAAATCAAGGGGATAATACCGTATCAGTTTTCAACATTAATCCGGTGTTCAATATTGCTTTTCTGGTTGGCACTTTTGCAACTGGACCATCACCTATTGGAGTAGCTTTTGCGCCTGTACCTCTTACGGGCGGCGATTTCTTGGCCGCAGTCACCAATAATGGTGATGGTACGGTAAGTGTTTATTCGGTTAATCAAGCAACCGGTGTGTTTACGCCAATAGGATCACCGGTAGCAGCGGGATCGGGCGCCAATAACGTAGCTTTTTCTCCGCTGATAGCGGGTGAGCTATTCGCTGCTGTGGTTAACTTCAATAGCTCTAACGTATCGGTATATCAAGTTGATCGGACGACTGGCTTCTTTACACCCCTTGGCGATTCTCCGTATGCAACCGGTGCTCAACCCGATGGGATAAATTATTCACCGAAGGTGGGCTCAAAATTTTTTGCTATTACCGGAAATTTTGGGAGTGATGATGCTTCGGTTTTTGAAGTTAGCACGCAAAGTTGCAATGCCCTTACTGTCTATTTGACGATCAATCCAAGCTGA
- a CDS encoding VIT1/CCC1 transporter family protein, whose protein sequence is MPQTPHIEKHFTASDTVRDIVIGMSDGLTVPFALAAGLSGAVDSTGIVITAGLAEMAAGSIAMGLGGYLAAKSDAEHYATEEIREYSEIEKMAEVEKLEVTKILMDYGLTSDQGLAIVEALSKRPKDYVDFMMRFELGLEKPNPTRAFKSAITIALAYIAGGLVPLLPYILMSSAKKALPVSAICTLIALFIFGYVKGRFTSLRPVRGAIQTTLIGALAATAAFIIARLVG, encoded by the coding sequence ATGCCACAAACGCCGCATATTGAAAAACATTTTACTGCAAGCGATACGGTACGAGATATTGTTATAGGAATGTCTGATGGATTGACGGTTCCATTCGCTTTGGCAGCCGGCCTTTCTGGAGCAGTTGATTCGACAGGCATTGTAATAACTGCAGGGCTTGCAGAAATGGCAGCCGGCTCGATAGCGATGGGATTAGGAGGCTACTTAGCAGCCAAAAGTGATGCTGAACATTATGCGACCGAAGAAATTCGTGAGTACAGTGAAATTGAGAAGATGGCAGAGGTGGAGAAGCTCGAAGTAACAAAAATACTTATGGATTACGGCCTTACATCGGATCAAGGATTGGCTATTGTAGAGGCTCTCAGCAAGCGGCCCAAAGATTACGTCGATTTTATGATGCGGTTCGAGCTCGGCCTTGAAAAACCGAACCCAACGCGCGCATTCAAGAGTGCGATTACGATTGCATTGGCATATATCGCCGGCGGTCTGGTTCCGCTATTGCCTTACATATTGATGAGTAGCGCGAAAAAAGCGTTGCCTGTTTCTGCTATTTGTACACTTATAGCGTTGTTTATTTTTGGTTACGTTAAAGGGCGTTTTACAAGCCTTCGTCCTGTTCGTGGCGCAATTCAAACCACACTTATTGGAGCATTAGCAGCAACAGCGGCTTTCATTATCGCTCGCTTAGTAGGATAA
- the arfB gene encoding alternative ribosome rescue aminoacyl-tRNA hydrolase ArfB, which translates to MKNDVLIKNGIIIPEHELEITTSRSGGAGGQHVNKTETRITVRWNVKNSTAFSDELKTLIVENLQSRLTAEGDLIIHSSATRSQQQNKELALSQLANIIQKALHVPKKRRATRASKTAKEARVQVKRKRSEVKKMRKKNFFDE; encoded by the coding sequence TCCCCGAGCATGAACTAGAAATTACTACCAGCAGATCCGGAGGCGCTGGCGGGCAACATGTTAATAAAACAGAAACTCGTATTACTGTTCGCTGGAATGTAAAAAATTCCACCGCATTTTCTGATGAATTAAAAACGCTGATCGTTGAAAATTTACAATCACGCCTCACAGCGGAAGGCGATTTAATAATTCATAGCAGCGCGACGCGTAGCCAACAACAAAATAAAGAACTCGCGCTTTCGCAACTTGCTAACATTATCCAAAAAGCGCTTCATGTTCCTAAAAAGAGAAGAGCAACCCGCGCTTCCAAAACAGCTAAAGAGGCTCGCGTGCAAGTAAAAAGAAAGCGGAGCGAGGTGAAAAAAATGCGCAAAAAAAATTTTTTTGATGAATAA